Proteins encoded together in one Nostoc sp. PCC 7524 window:
- the petM gene encoding cytochrome b6-f complex subunit PetM — protein sequence MGGEIFNAALLSFGLIFVGWALGALLLKIQGSEE from the coding sequence ATGGGCGGCGAAATTTTCAATGCAGCTCTGTTGTCTTTCGGTCTAATCTTCGTCGGTTGGGCTTTGGGTGCTTTATTACTGAAAATCCAAGGTTCAGAAGAATAA
- the pdxA gene encoding 4-hydroxythreonine-4-phosphate dehydrogenase PdxA, giving the protein MYQVHLHQQQRPRLAISLGDPAGIGPEVILKALADPEIIQQCDVAVIGDRNVLVQTYQKLSATENLPLLANPDQFPIIDVPGNGDTKGEIIVGTGNAASGAASFAYMEYAIAQTLAGEFDGIVTAPIAKSAWKAAGYHYPGQTELLAEKAGVDRFGMLFVARSPYTGWTLRALLATTHIPLCQVAETLTPQLLTKKLDLLVECLEQDFGITQGRIAIAGLNPHSGEQGQLGTEEQDWLIPWLNTERQKRPNFHLEGPTPPDTMWVKPGQAWYGNSHVQNPADAYLALYHDQGLIPVKLIAFDRAVNTSIGLPFVRTSPDHGTAFDIAGQGIADATSMKAAIKLAAELVNQRLVANKL; this is encoded by the coding sequence ATGTATCAAGTTCATTTACATCAGCAACAGCGTCCGCGTTTAGCGATTAGTTTGGGAGATCCAGCCGGAATTGGCCCAGAAGTGATTTTGAAAGCTTTGGCAGATCCAGAAATCATTCAACAATGTGACGTTGCTGTGATAGGCGATCGCAATGTGTTGGTACAAACTTATCAAAAACTGAGTGCGACTGAGAATTTACCACTCTTGGCAAATCCTGATCAATTCCCAATTATTGATGTACCGGGGAATGGGGATACGAAAGGGGAAATTATTGTAGGAACTGGGAATGCAGCTAGCGGTGCAGCGAGTTTTGCTTATATGGAATATGCGATCGCTCAAACTCTAGCAGGTGAATTTGATGGGATTGTTACCGCCCCCATTGCTAAATCTGCGTGGAAAGCCGCAGGATATCATTACCCAGGACAAACGGAACTGTTAGCTGAAAAGGCTGGTGTTGATCGATTTGGGATGTTATTTGTGGCGCGATCGCCTTACACTGGTTGGACACTGCGTGCCTTATTAGCAACTACACATATTCCCCTTTGTCAAGTGGCTGAGACGCTGACACCCCAGTTATTAACAAAAAAATTAGATTTGTTGGTGGAGTGTTTAGAGCAAGATTTTGGTATAACTCAAGGAAGAATTGCGATCGCGGGCTTAAATCCCCACAGTGGTGAACAGGGACAATTAGGAACTGAAGAACAGGATTGGTTAATTCCTTGGTTAAATACAGAACGACAAAAACGCCCCAATTTCCATCTAGAGGGGCCAACTCCACCCGATACAATGTGGGTTAAGCCTGGTCAAGCTTGGTATGGTAATTCTCATGTTCAAAATCCTGCCGATGCTTATTTGGCACTTTATCACGACCAAGGTTTAATTCCTGTCAAGCTAATTGCCTTTGACCGTGCTGTTAATACTTCCATTGGTTTACCTTTCGTTCGCACTTCCCCCGACCACGGAACAGCATTTGATATTGCAGGTCAGGGAATTGCTGATGCTACGAGTATGAAAGCAGCGATAAAGTTAGCGGCTGAGTTAGTGAATCAACGGTTAGTGGCTAATAAATTATGA